Genomic segment of Panicum virgatum strain AP13 chromosome 2K, P.virgatum_v5, whole genome shotgun sequence:
agaaaaatagttcttttacctagaaaaatctgaaataattcatttggtcttcttgtgcttatctaaaatttaccaaactttttttatagctcttaggaaaaaaataatggtaatgtaaaagttatggtttctaatactcagtatagcagcatggataaataactcatttaaactagatatattgcaagatctaatttaaaaacttattctagaaatattttctgggcctaccaattttgtacaagcctatgctcaccatatgcaacactctggccaaagatgacatgcatccaaaggatggatcttgagatttaaataaaagtgcattaaactggtatttaaaataaagcaagatacattgatcaaatgaaaaattttatgtaccaaaagttgtagatattgtttcatagaatccagaacagttgagtttgcatttttctaatttttctataattttatatcgattttataagttcactgtttaatgcgccctgggcgccaggacctaaatgtaaattttttttatatttaggtcctgCCTCCAACTAGATGGGCGACAagcaccctgtcgcccattaggcACCCATTTTAGAAAAGTtccctattcgacatatatttttgaaattttatttttttaatataaaaatgaaaaaagcacTGCGTGCTCTATGCCTCTATCTCGAGGCAGAAAGTCGAGACCTGTTTGGTCAAGATCGCCGTGCGCCCGTGCTCACCGGACTGTCGCTGCAGCTCACCGGGTGCGGTCAATGCTCCAAGGTTTCTGCAGATGGTCAAGCACAAGGGCGACCTGTTTGGTACTCAGAGCTGTCTGTTCGTCGCCGTCAGTGGTTCCATTCGAAGCACAGGCCATCAGAAATTGGGTGGTTTTCGAGTTCCCAGCAAATTCATTTTTCACCAGAAAAAGTGCACTTTGTTATGGGTGGACTCTACCTTTTCACCTGTCTTTTGTCACAATTCAGTATACAAGAGCGCAACCACGGTGCGAAATTCATTCTTTTTAAGAGCCAGTGcaaaattcttctaaaatctcaCTTTCGAAAGGGAAAGGAAAACTCCAATCCGCCTAATCGTCTCTATGTACACAAGTTGTCCAAGTAATGTGCCCGAAAAATATTTGTAAGCCCCCCGCCACTCACCGACACACACCCAAAACTAACACTGTGTGTGCTGTCAGTGTCATGTCTGACGACAGCCGCATTTCAGTCTCCCTTCCATGACCAACTTCGAGTCTCAGGGCTGTTTAGATCACAACtagtaaacgcaaaaaaaaaaaatcacatcgaatgtttgtacacatgcatgaagtactcaatgaagtatatttataaaactttttgtatggatgggttgtaaattgcgagacaaatctaatgagcctacttaattcatgatttgcaacaatgatgctacagtaaccatccgctaattatggattaatcatggattaattagtatcattagattcttctcgtgatttacaacccatctgtgcaaaaagttttgtaaatagacttcatttagtacttcaaattagcaagattccatcgaaaaaaaatttgtgtttcATCTAAACATGGCCTCAAGCCAACCAGAGCCTTTGCCGTTGCCGGCGATGACACCGTAGCAGCATAGAAATAGCAATCACCTCCTGGACGGCGCGGCCGCGTCGCCTCTCTTCCCCCTGACGGCGCCGGAACCGGGTGCCGACCGGCTATCCGGCTCGGCCGCCTGCACGGCGCGCCGGAGCACCTCGACCACCTCGCCCATGGTGGGCCGCTCCTTGGCGGTCTTGAGCAGGCAGCTGTCGGCCAGCTTGGCGATCTCCCGCGCGGCCTTGGCCGAGTACTCGCCGCGGAGCCTGGGGTCCATGATCATCCGGAAGTTGCGGCTGTCCGGCGGGAACTGGGCCACCCACTCCAGCAtcttctgctccgccgccggcttGTTGCGGTCCAGGGACCGCCGCCCCGTCAGGATCTCGTACAGCACCACGCCGAAGCTGAACACGTCGCTCTTCGCCGTCAGGTGCCCCGAGTCGACGTACTCCGGCGCCGCGTACCCTTGCGTCCCGACGACCTGCGGCACCAAAATCACGCCACGGAGCTGTCAAAACTCAAACAAATTTTTATCGCGGTAGGCAGCAGGTTTGACATATTCGTGCTATCTTCACGTCCTGCGTAAGCATGGCGTCTAGCGCAGGTTGTATTTGGAGTCAAATGCAAGTGCCGTGCATGGAAGTATGGAACGCGTCGAAAGAAAGCCAAGGCGCAATTGACAATGGAAGCCTAGGCGAATTGTGTTGCCAACGTACTAGGGTCAGAAACAGTAAATGGTCATCAGCTGCCAACTCTTGACTGACTAGTCCGTGGGCCTTCAGTTCCTTATCGAATTGATGGATGAGATGAGATTACTCCCGGCAAGACCGAGGACATACCGCAGTTGAGACGTGGGTGTTTGCTCCAGTTGGTCCTTCCCGGGCTAGCCCGAAGTCTGACAGCTTGGCTCTGAAGTCCTTGTCCAGTAAAATGTTCGACGTCTTGAAGTCCCGGTAGATTACCTAACCAAAACGCAAAATTGGGGATTGAGATAAGGATTAGCTTTTCTGAATCAAAGACTGGTCAGTTGTCAGCAAACAAACTAAGAACAGAAGTACTGCGGCCCACGTTACAAAACAGGAGACGATGAGGTCTTAGCACTAATGTTAGCCTGAAAAAAAAGGGTGATATTTTGTACTTGCTTGATGGCTGACAACAATCAGCTGGAGAACTCTCTTTACTAAAGGCACTTGATGCTAGACAAGGCTGGAACTTTTGGTACAATAGCACAGCTAGAAGAGAAATTGGATACGTTGGCTGCATGTCCTGAACATTGAACTGTGCTTTCAGAAAATGTCGACAAAGTTGGTTGCCTGGAATCTTTGAGGCAAGTAGACAGGATGGCTTTCGCTATCTAGGacgcttttccatttcaaaaacCATGAAAGAATGAACATAGACTATTCTTTGCAGGCAATGGTGCAGGTTTAAAGGGTACCTGGACTTCTACCCCCTGATGCAGGTAGGCCAATCCTTCTGCAGCACCCAAGATAACCTGAAGCCTTTTGTTCCACGATAGAGGAGGATTAGCTCGCCTGAACAAGTGGTCTTCCAAGCTCTTGTTCGGCATAAACTCATAGACCAACAATCTTTGTGCCCCTCTTTCGGAGTCAACAGCACAATATCCAAGTAACTTTACAAGATTTGGGTGCTCCAGAACACCAAGAAATTGTACTTCTGCCAACCACTGCTTATGTCCCTGGTACAGCAAAATTCAGAGAAACTGCAAACTATTAGAAAACACAAGGATGTGCAAATAGATATAGTATAACCATATAAACATCCAACGAAGTAAGGAAGCAGCAGTGTGCAAATATTTTAGTCTAAGAACATTAAGTAGACACTAGGGAACTAAATACTCAAAATAGTGCTTCATTCCAGAGAATTATTTTTAATTGATATGATACATCGTCACTTCCTT
This window contains:
- the LOC120685408 gene encoding probable serine/threonine-protein kinase PBL19; the protein is MSCLGWFKRRSRSDGASSGKRGASASASSGPATATATTTTVSGVSTSRSDDSGAVRPVSKSAGSAASSQSQRSISSLYEERGHGQLRVFDYQELQAATADFGRAQKLGEGGFGSVYKGFVRAADGRGDRIPVAVKKLNQRGLQGHKQWLAEVQFLGVLEHPNLVKLLGYCAVDSERGAQRLLVYEFMPNKSLEDHLFRRANPPLSWNKRLQVILGAAEGLAYLHQGVEVQVIYRDFKTSNILLDKDFRAKLSDFGLAREGPTGANTHVSTAVVGTQGYAAPEYVDSGHLTAKSDVFSFGVVLYEILTGRRSLDRNKPAAEQKMLEWVAQFPPDSRNFRMIMDPRLRGEYSAKAAREIAKLADSCLLKTAKERPTMGEVVEVLRRAVQAAEPDSRSAPGSGAVRGKRGDAAAPSRR